The DNA region GTCCTAAAGAAGCCGCCGTGATTCCCTTACCTAGTGAAGATACAACCCCACCTGTTACAAAAATATACTTTGCCATACTCTTCCTCCTCAAAAATTTACCTACATTCGTTCTGGGGCAGTTACACCTAAAATACCTAAAGCGTGTATCAATGTTACTTTAGTCGCACTTATCAAACTAATTCTTGCCTGTTGCAAATCGCTTTCTACACCAACTATTCTACATTGGTTATAAAAAGTATGGAATAGGCTAGCCAACTCATATACATAATGAGCTATTTTATGAGGCATACGCTCTTTAGCAGCATAAGCAATCTCTTCTTCATAACTACCTATTTTCTTTATTATATTTAACTCGCTTTCGTGAGTTAGCAATTGCAACTTATCAATTTCTTTGGTTATACTGCAGTTTATACCTAAATCCTGCAATTGTTTAAAAATGCTACAAATACGTGCATGAGCATATTGAACATAATAAACAGGGTTATCAGAACTTTTTTCTATGGCTAAATTCAAGTCGAAGTCCAATTGACTATCAATAGAGCGCATTACAAAAAAGTATCTTGCTGCATCTTTTCCCACTTCCTCAATCAATTCACTAAGGGTAATACTTTGGCCTGTTCTTTTAGACATTTTTACCATTTGTCCGTCACGATATAAGCTTACCATCTGTAGAATTAAAACTTCTAAGGCTTCTGCTTTATATCCCAAAGCAGCTATAGCTGCCTTCACTCTCGCTATATATCCGTGATGATCTGCACCCCAAATATTAATCAAGGTATCGAAACCTCTTTCCAACTTGTTTTGATGATAGGCGATATCTGCAGCTAAATATGTTGGAATTCCGTTATCACGGATAACCACCCGATCTTTATCATCCCCAAAATCAGTAGAACGCAACCATTTAGCTCCATCTTGCTCGTATAAATACCCTTTTTCAGTTAAAACTGTACACGCCTTATTAATTTTATCTTCGCGATACAAACTGCGTTCACTAAACCAATTATCAAAGGTAACGCCAAATTCGGCTAAATCTTGTTTCAAACCATTTAGTTTTTCCACCAAAGCAATCTCTTTAAAAATTATTAAGCGCTCTTCCTCACTCACGTTCAAATACTTGCTACCATCTTGATCTATGATGTTTTTAGCCGTACTTATGATGTCTTCGCCGTGATAACCATTTTCCGGAAATTCACAAGCTTCACCTAACAACTCTAAATAGCGTGCATTCACAGACTTAGCTAAATTTTCAATCTGTGTACCAGCATCATTTATATAAAATTCTTTCTGCACATTATAACCTGCAGCTAACATTAAATTTGCTAAAGCACTACCAAAAGCCGCTCCGCGCCCATGACCAACATGCAGTTTACCAGTAGGATTTGCACTAACAAATTCTAGCTGAATTCTGGGACTAGTCATTTTAGGTAAATTTCCATAGTCAGCACCTTTATCTAAGACACTTGCCAACATTTGATAAGGCCAATCATTTACCAAATATAAATTAATAAAACCAGCACCCGCAATTTCTAAACGTTGCACTTGTTCACACTTTAAATTATCTACAAGTGCTTGAGCAATAATTCGAGGATTACAACGCAAAACTCTACTTGCTTGCATTGCAATATTGGTAGAAAAATCACCTAACTCCTTGCGTGGTGGAACTTCTAATTGTACTTCCGGCAGCTGAGCTCCCTCTGGCAAATTTAAAATCCCTTTGGTGCAAATATTTTGTAGCACTTCCTGTATGGCTTTACGTAAAATATCTTTTATATCCACTAACTACACTCCCTCGTTCTAATTAAAACTTGATTTATACCTTGAAAAATACCATTTAGATATAATTGATATTCTAAATATATTTTTATATCCGCATCTAACTTCTCTAATTTAAGCTTGTTTGTAATCGTCTTCACTTCTAATATTATACCTGTGTTGAAATAACTACTAATTCGTTCTTTTCCTAAAATAAATTCTTGACGATGTTCGACCGCACCTTGCCTCAAAACTAGTAACCGATCAGCACTATATTTATAAGTATACTCAATGCCTTCTTGATCTTTATAACGCAGATACCAGCTCGAAGCCTTGAAAGTTAAATATCCGTGACTTTGCTGCTCGATTTTCAAAGTTTCTCCAGCAGAATTTTGCACGGATTCTATATTAATTTCTACTTTACGCACACTTCACCCCAAGAAAAAGACTTATCAAAACAAATAAAAATAACCTCTATTATTACTAAAAGGTCATTACTATCATATTATTATAACTTATTGCTTGTTAATTAACAAGAAAAAAGCTCAATTTATTGTTAAGATTTTCCAAGAAATTCCAAAAAACTGTTACTTATACCAGCTATTTCTCTATAATTACAGGTAAATAATTTGCACATTTGCCCCGAAAGGTAGTATAATAAAGTTTGATTTTTTTATTTATCAACAGTAATTATATTTAAGAGGTGATTTTTGTATATGCAGTCTATTAACATTGGTATTTTAATAGCATTTTTATTGTACTTGTTTGCAATGGTTGCCATCGGCGTTTGGCACTATTATAAAACGCAGGATCTGTCAGATTATATTTTAGGCGGTCGCCAATTAAACCCTTGGGTCACTTCAATGAGTTCAGTCGCTTCCGATATGAGTGGTTGGATGTTGATGGGCCTGCCTGGTTTTGCTTATGTAGCTGGAATTAGTGCTTATTGGATTGCTATTGGTTTAGCTCTCGGAACATGGTTAAATTGGCAATTTGTTGCTAAACGACTTCGAAACTACACCCAATTAGCCAATGATTCTTTAACTATTCCTGATTTTTTCGAAAATAGATTCCGAGATAAATCCAAAAGTTTACGCATCATCTCCGCAATCTTTATCTTTATCTTCTTTCTAGTTTATACTTCTTCAGGTTTTGTTGCTGGAGGTAAGTTATTTAATACCGTTTTTGGAATCCCCTATCTTTGGTCCTTAATTATTAGTGCTGGAGTTGTCGTATCTTATACTTTTCTTGGTGGTTTTAAAGCCGTTTGTTGGACCGATTTTTGCCAAGGGGTTTTAATGTTTATCGCAGTTATTGCCGTTCCCGCGACGGGAATATATCTAATAGGTGGTCCGAGTTTGACTATTCAAACTTTAACTACAAATTTCCCCGAGCATTTAAATATGTTTACTAATCCAGATGGCAGCAATATAACTTTTATTTCCATTATCTCTCTGCTGGCTTGGGGCTTAGGTTATTTTGGGCAACCACACATTTTAGTTAGATTCATGGCCATCCGCTCCGCAAAAGAAATATCCGCTGCTACCAAAATAGCAATGACCTGGATTGTTTTTTCGCTAAGTGCAGCTGTAATAATTGGCCTAGTAGGTCGTGTATATATTCATCCCGAACTAACAGGCAGTGCAATAGAAACTGTCTTTATGGTGATGACTGAACAATTTTATGTTTCTTTCTTTGCCGGAGTTATTCTCTCGGCAATTCTGGCTGCTATTATGAGTACGGCTTCTAGCCAGCTTTTAGTTACTGCTTCCTCAATTGCTCAAGATTTTTACCAAGCCTTAATTAGAAAAAATGCCAGTGAACAAGAGTTAGTTTTAGTAAGTCGAATAACTGTTATTTTGGTATCAATTTTAGCAATAATAGTTGCCTCTAATCCCGATAATCTAGTGTTAGACTTAGTCGCTTATGCTTGGGCTGGTTTCGGCGCCGCCTTCGGCCCTTTAGTTCTAGTATCACTGTTCTGGCGAAATGCTACACGCAATGGTGCCTTAGCTGGCATTTTTGTTGGCGGTAGTACAGTATTGCTTTGGAAATACTTAGGCAATCCGGCCCTTTATGAAATTGTCCCAGCCTTTATTGCTTCGTTCTTGGCTATTATAATCGTTAGTAAACTAGAAGGTTCGCCTAGCCAAGAAATTCTCAATGAATTTAAGGCTTTTGAAAAACTCAACAAAGAAAACTAGTATTTAACTAACAAATTTAACATCCCTGTTATTTTATAAAATAACAGGGATGTTTTTAATTTTTATGCAAATTTCATTTTTTATAAATACCTAAATTGCGTTTTTTAGTAGCAGTGTCCGATAAATAAGAGCCTTCAATTAAATTTTCATAGCCTTTTTTATACAAAATATTTTTTATATAATCTAAATGCGGGCAAACATCAGCATGATAGTTATCTTTACAAATGCAAGATGCCAAGTGTATAGTCACTTGATTGCGTTGCAATTGCCATTTTTTTAAATTCATTTTTGTTAAATGTTCCAGTTTAGCTACTAACCCTTTACCACAACAGCCACCACAGGTTAAGCTAAGATACATAGTTGTACTTGGATAGTTTTGAAAGGTTCCGGTGCGCTCATAAAAACTACGCATGCAAGCATGACCACTACAACGTTTGCTAGCAAATTCGCACTGAACTATTACAATTAATTTAATTTGCTCTTTATCCATAAATCTCAATCCTAACGCATATTTTCGATAAATTCATCTAATTTATCGAGTAACAAAGGATGTCCCCATGCTTTTATTTTTTTCGCTAAAGAACCATATACTTGTTCATATTCATCTGATACAATAATTTCCAAGCCTTCTTTTCTAAATTCTTCCAACATTTGCAAAACAAATTTATTAATTTCACCACATTCTTGCCCAGCAGTGTCTAGTTGCGATTTAACTGGCACCAACATTTCATGATAACCTTCTGTAAATCCACTAATCTCGACTTGCCATCCCCCAGGTATTGGCGGTAACTTAGCAGCGGTAATCATATATTCCCGTGAAAAACCAACAAATTTTTCCAAAGTATTATTCCACTTAGCTTTCTGAATAGGGTAATTTTCCTTTACCGACAATTTTACTAATTCTTGACAAATTTCTTCCTTATGAATAACACTTGAGAGCGTTGTTGAATATAAAATCTTCTCTTGCACAATTAATCCACCCTTCTTTAATAATTAAATATATATTATAATATTTTAACTTATTTAAGCTAAAATGCCAAGTTATCTAAAAAATAAAGCTGTGACAATCCTAAGATCATCACAGCTGTCTTCCTAAAGTTAATAAAGCGTATTAAAATTAGTTCATTTTTTTGAAGCAATCGTGGCAGTAAACTGGACGATCACCAGATGGTTTGAATGGAACTTCAGTTTCTACGCCACATTCAGCACAAGTTGCTGCATGCATTTGACGTGGTGCACGCTCAGGAGCGTCTCCCATACGTTGTTTGCGAGCTTTACGACAAGATAGGCAACGGCCTGGCTCATTTGTAAAACCTTTTTGCTCATAGAACTCTTGTTCTGACGCTGAGAATACGAATTCTGCGCCACATTCGCGGCATGCTAGTGTTTTGTCTTCTTTCATTATAAAAATCTCTCCTTCTCTGCCCATCCTTAGGTCTAGAAGCTATCCTGCTTCTCCTCAAGATATAAGGAGAGAAGTACTGGAATAACTCTTAATACGCCCTTCTGGATATGGAACTGTGTACTTTCATACAACTTGAATTATATAGCCTTTCCCCTAAAAAGTCAAGTGCATAATTTAAATATTTTTAAATAAATATAAAATAGAGTAATATTTTTTGTAAATTTTGAAGTTTCATTTGATTATTCAACCCATTTTTTGCATTTCACAACCATTAATATGTCATTATTCTAATTTTTCAGTTTTAGAGTTTTACGAGCTTTAAAAATAGATATTTTACCATTTCTATGATATAATTGTCCTCGAATATTTATTTTATATATAAAGAAAGGTGACTATATGAGAACTTTTATCATAACATTACTAATTGTTATAATCGTCGGTATCGGTGCTGGTATTGGTTTTTTAACAGCTAGTATTGACAGCATTACAAATGTCAATACAGAAATCAATCCTGATGCTTCTTCTCAATTTTTCGATGTTAATGGACACTTAATAACCACTACGGTTTCAGCCGAAAATCGTATTCCTGTAAAAATCAATAAAATACCTCAAAGTCTTGAGCAAGCTTTTCTAGCTGCCGAAGATATTCGTTTTTATGAACACTCGGGAATTGATCCCCGCGGTATAGTGAGAGCTATCTACAGTAATATTCTTAGTAAAGGTGTCGCCGAAGGCGGCAGTACTATCACGCAACAATTAGCTAAAAATGCTTTTTTATCACAGGACCGAAATCTAAAACGTAAGGTTCAAGAAGCTATTTTAGCGTTTAAACTCGAACAACAGTATAGTAAAAAAGAAATTTTAGAAATGTATTTAAACCAAATATACTTTGGTCAAGGCTCTTATGGCGTTGAAGCCGCATCATTACAGTATTTTGGTAAACACGTTCAAGACCTTACACTAGCACAATCAGCAATGCTAGCTGGTATTCCCAAAAGCCCTAACTATTATTCACCAATGAATAATTTCAAAGCTTCTAAAGAACGCCAAGAATTAGTCTTAGATCAAATGTTTAAATACCATTTTATTACGCAAGAAGAAATGCGCAAAGCCAAAGCAGAAAAAATTGTGATCACAAGTGCCGAACGCAAAAATTCCAGTGACGCTAGCTACTTCATTGACTATGTTTCCCAGTTAGTTGCCGAAAAATTTGGTGCTGATGCACTTTATAAACAAGGCTTAAAAATCTACACAACCCTAGATATTAATATGCAAGTTGCTGCCGAAGCGGCCGCAAAAGATTTACCAACTTTCTATACTGGTGCTAACGGCGTAAAACAACCGCAAATTGCCATTGTTGCTATCGAACCTAAAACAGGATACATTAAAGCCATGGTCGGGGGCAGAGGTAACGATCAATTCAATCGAGCTGTATTAGCAACTCGTCAACCAGGCTCCGCCTTTAAACCCTTTGTATATTTAGCAGCAATCGAAAGTGGCATGAATGCCGCCACACTAATCGAGGATAAACCAGTTACTTTCGCTGGTAATTGGTCACCTAGTAACTATTCGCGACAAAATTATGGTTGGGTAAGTTTAAGAACAGCCTTAACTCATTCTTATAATATTCCCGCCGTCCTTTTAGCAGATAAAGTTTCGCCAAGTAAAATACTATATTATGCTCAACAAATGGGCATCTCGACGCTTGTTAGTTCTGGAGCCATGAGCGACAACAATTTAGCAATGTCTTTAGGTGGATTAACTAAAGGCGTAATACCTTTAGAAATGGCAAACGCTTATGCAGTCCTAGCTAATCAAGGAGTTTATAATCATCCCGTAGCAATAACTAAAATAGTTGATCGTACTGGTAAAGTTATTTATAACAATAAACCTGCATCTCATAAAGTAGTTTCAGAAAACAGCAGTTATATCCTCGTTGATATGATGAAATCGGTAATTACTTCGGGTACAGGCTATGGTGCTAACATCGGTCGACCAGCAGCTGGCAAGACAGGAACAACCGACACCTATAACGATGCTTGGTTTGTAGGCTTTACCCCCGACATTTCTGCAGCAGTTTGGATTGGTCAAGATGAGGGCGGGAGTGTGAATATGACTGGCGCGGATTTACCAGCTACAATTTGGCGAAATTTCATGAGCGCAGCACACCGCAATATCGAAGTACATGATTTCACTAAACCACCTGGTGTTTTTATTCCTAGCGAGCCAGTAATCCAAAAAAATGAAAAAACCGACTCCAAAAAATCAGATACTGACAGCAAGAAAGATAACTCTTCCAAAACTGATAAAAAAGAAAACAGCAAACAAACCCCTAATAATCCTGCAACAACTCCAGAAACGCCTGCAAACAGCAAACCCAAAGAGCTTAAACCTGCAGGTTAATCCAAAAAAAGCATTGCCAGCAACTTTTTTTAATGGTACAATCTTGTCATAGATTAAGTAATTTTTATGAACTAAGGAGGTATTTTTTATGAATACTTGGGTATGTACAATTTGTGGTTATGTTTATGATCCCGCTGTTGGCGATCCTGATAGCGGCATTGCTCCTGGCACAGCTTTCGAGGATATCCCAGAAGATTGGGTATGTCCCTTATGCGGTGTAAGTAAAGACCAGTTTGAAAAACAATAATTTTGCATCAACATTTAAAAGGCTGGTTTTTGCCAGTCTTTTTTATATTAAGTTTTACCTAGGGGGTATTTTTTTGATTAAGTTTATTTTTATAACCAGCGTTCAAATCCTAATTTTATATTTGCTATTTGCTTACATTCCTGCGCTTGAAGTAGTAACTTTCACTGGTAAAATTTTAGGACTAACAATTCTCGCGCTTGTTTCTTCTGCAATTCAATATCTCTTCAGCTTACGTTTCATCTCACGCTACCGCTTCACGCTTACTTTTATGACCTTGGCTGGCACTGCTTTACTAACTTTAAAAAATTTGCCAGGCTATACTATTTTAGATAGCAATAAAAGCTTATTAATTATAATTCTGTTTAGTTTTACCAGTGTATTTTTAGGTTTATTTACCAAAAGGAGCGGGTGATTTTTTTGATTAAATTAATAGTTAGTGACATCGACGGGACGCTTATTGATGACGATTTGAATATTAGTCCCAAACTCCAAGCCACAGTAGAACGTTTAAAAGCCCAAAATATCTTTTTTACTCTAGCTACTGGGCGAATGTTTTCTTCAGCTTTACCATTTGCCCAAAAATTAAAAGTTAATATTCCCATTATCACCTACAATGGGGCTTTAATTCAAGATACGCAACAAGGCACCCAACTTTTTTCCAAAAAAATATCGCCGCCCGTAGCAAGATTAATTCTACAAACCTGTAAAACCAATAATTGGTATGTACAGTGCTATATAGATGACAAGTTATACGTAGCTAATGATTGCGCTTACGCACGTCAATATTCTAGTTTAGCAGGTGTACCTTTCTATACTTTGGGCGATGATTTCTTTAATTTATCCCTGCCCCAAGATAAAATGCTAATTATCGCCGAACCAGAACAACTGACTGCTATTCAAGCTCAGTTAGTAAGTCTTGCTGGGGAAGAAATTTGTTTTACTAGTTCTAAGTCCAAATTTATTGAATGTGTACATCGTGATGTAAATAAGGGTGTAGCTATAAAAAAATTAGCCGATTATCTTAACGTAGATTTAGATGAAGTTATGGCTGTAGGCGATTCTTTTAACGATGTCGAAATGTTGAAAACTGCTGGCCTTGGTATCGCAATGGGTAACGCTCCCACACCTGTAAAAAACATCGCTAAAGCTATAACTAGCAGTAATCAAGATGACGGGCTAGCTGTTTCTATCGAAAAATATGTTTTCAATTATAATAAAAGGATTTAAGCTAACATGAATTATCAAACCTTAAAAATAGTGTTTCCTTACACTCTCCCGGTACTTATGGGTTATATTTTCATGGGCATAGCCTTCGGAGTATTGCTTAGTAGTAAAGGTTATGCTTTTTATTGGGGAACCCTAATGGGCATCTTAATCTATGCGGGGTCAATGCAATTTATAGCAATCGGCCTACTAACAACCCCCCTTAATTTATTAGGCGCTGCTATTTTAACCTTTACGGTAAATGCCCGTCATTTGTTTTACGGTCTTTCACTTTTAGAAAAATTTAAAATTTTCGGGTTCAAAAAATTTTATATGATTTTTTCCTTAACCGATGAAACCTATTCGTTACTCTGCACTTTAAAACCACCCGCAAAAATATCGCCGGCTGATTTTTATTTTTCCATCGCCTTTTTAAACCACTTTTATTGGATACTTGGTTGCACATTAGGTGGAATTCTTGGTTCTTTAATAACCTTTAATTCGCAAGGTATAGACTTTAGTATGACGGCGCTGTTCATTGTTATCTTTGTTGAACAATGGGAAAAAACTGAACAACACATTCCGGCATTGGCAGGAATATTAATAACAGCATTATCATTAATATTCTTCGGAACAAAAAGTTTTATCATCATTTCCATGCTTTGTTTGGTTTTAACTCTAATTTTTTTCAGAAAAAAACTAGAAAGTACTTCCGAGGTGGATCATGCTGAATAATTTAGAACTTATATCGCTTATTTTAGTTCTTGCCATAGTTACTTTTTTCACTCGCTATCTACCCTTTGTTTTATTCCCAAGTAATAAAACAACGCCACGCTTTATTGTTTTTTTAGGACAATATTTGCCTCCCGCAATTATCGGAATGCTTATCGTTTATTGTTTTAAAGACATCCAACTTGCGAAACAACCTTATTTCTTCCCCGAATTAATTGCCGCTATTTTCGTTGTTATAATCCACAAATATAAACATAATTTGCTATATAGTATTGCCGGTGGAACAATTCTATATATGCTACTAATTCAAAAAGTAATGAGCGTGTGCTAAGCACACGCTCATTACTTTTATTTATAACTAAAATTACTTATTTTTTCACGTTCAATTTTGGCCTCAGCTAAAACAGCCTGTAATAGTATTGCACATTCTAATCGTTTTCTTTGCAAATCACAACCCAATTCATATGGTTTATAAATATCACCATTAATTAATTGGGCATTAGCATGACAACCGCCACTACAATGATATCTTGCCCAACACTCTAAGCAATCTGGTTTATTCAAAATATGAGCATTGCGAAATTCTTCAACTATTTTCGGTTTTTGCACCCCAGAATCTAAATTACCTAAAAGATATTCTTCTCGACCTACAAATTGATGACAGGGGTACAAGTCTCCCTCGGGAGTAACAGCAAAATACTCATGTCCTGCTCCACAACCTGATAAGCGTTTATTTAAACACGGTCCACCATCTAAGGCTACATTAAAATGAAAAAAGTTAAAGCCCTCACCTGCTAGGTTTGCTTGCAAATAAGCCCTCGCTAACTTCTCATATTCTGCATACAAAATTGGCAAGTCCTCTTTCTGTAAAGCGTAAGGTTCCGTTGTGCCTACAACAGGTTCTACTGATATTTCTTTACCTAATTTTGCCATATCTAGTACGTCCTGCGCAAAATCTAAATTATAACGCGTATAAGTACCACGTACATAATAATTTTTATCGCCTCGCAACTGCACCACTTTCTTAAAACCTGCGACAGCCTTATCATAACTTCCCACACCACCTTCATAAGGTCTAATGCGGTCATGCACCTCTTTGCGACCATCAATACTAATAACTAACATTACACGATTTTTATTGAGAAACTCAATGATTTCTTCTGTCAAAAGTGTTGCATTGGTAGTCAAGGTCAATTTAATATTTTTGCCGGTTTCTTGTTCACGCCGCCTAGCATATTCAATTAAATATTTATTTACAGACCAATTCATCAAAGGCTCGCCACCAAAGAAATCAATTTCCAAATTATGCCGCTTTTGGCTTCCTGCAATAGCAAACTCTATTGCCTTTTCACCTACTTCTTTACTCATTAAACTCCGCGTGCTCGTACCAAAATCTCCCGTACTTGCAAAGCAATAGCCACAGCGTAAATTACAGTCATGAGCTACATGCAGACATAATGATTTCACAATCGGTTGTTCTTTGAAAACTTCTGGTATTTCTGGAGCTTTTGAAAACAACAACCCTGCTTTTTGTAAACTTTCTAATTCACCAATAGCTTCTTGTAAATCTTCCAATTGATATTGTCCCGATAGTTTTTCATACACCATATGAGGATTATCACCTTGATAGACATCCAAAATATCATAAATCATTTGGTCAATCAAATGTACTGCCCCACTATTAACATCCAAAACTATTATATTATCATCTAGTTTAAATTTATGTATAAGCATTATTAGCTAAAACCCTCCCAAAAAAGTTAGCTCCCCGTATATACAAGGAGCTAAAATTGCAACATCTTTTTATTATTTCTTTTCACAAACTTGATTGCCTACTGTACAAGAAGTTTTACAAGCTGATTGGCAAGATGCTGGGCATTCACCACAACCTGTAGTTTTTGTAGACTTATTAAGTTCACCTTTGTTCACAGTCTTAATGTGTTTCATTATATACACCCCTCCTTAAAACGATTACAACTACTAGAATATTTTATACCTTTTAGCTATTTTTCGCAAGTGTCAAATTTCTATACCAGCCTTTTAACTGGGCGCGAAACAGTCTACTTTGAAAGCCACGCACTGGATCTTCATACTTAAACATATTAACGCGGTAATAGTAGTATTGCGGCGAATTGTAAACATTAACTCCATCTAAGCCAGTTACCGCACCTGTGTAACCAATTTTTTCTAGAATTTTGCCAATCTTATCATTATAACTCCCATTTGGATAAGCCAAATATTTAACAGTTTTTAAAGTAAGATATTCTAAGTATTGCTTTGAAATTACCAGTTCTTTCTCCACTTCCTCAGCGCTTAAAGTTGCTAACGGTAAATGTCGATCAGTATGCGAACCAATTTCAATACCAGCCTTACTTAACTCTCCTACCTGCTTAGGGCTTAAATAATTAGTCGCTCCAACACTGCCAGTAACCACAAAAACAGTTGCTGGATAATTATATTTTTGCAAAATAGGTAAAGCTTTAGTTAAATTATTTTCATAACCATCATCAAAGGTAATAACAATATATTTTTCTTCACCTAATTTTCTATTATCCATCAATTCTTGCATCTTTTCTAAAGTAATAGCCTTGTAACCATTTTGGTGTAAATATTTAAGTTGCTCATCAAAAACTTTTTCCGATACACTATATACCGAATGATCATTATCAACTTTATGATATGCCAAAATTGGGACACTATTTTTTTTATAATCCTCAAAACTCCAATAAGCTACAGCTACAGCTACTAAGCTAAAAACACTTAAATATATAACTATCTTTTTTATTTTTACTAACACTACTTTCTCTCCATTCCTAGTTCAATTGCTAATCTTTCTATTTTCTTCAAACGATGATTAAGACCCGATTTTGAAATATTACTATCATTTAATTCAACCAATTCGCTTAAAGTACTATCTGGATATGCCAATCTCAATTCTGCGGCTTCTCTCAAGGCTACTGTAAGTTCGCACCAATATTGTTCTTTACTTTTCAAAAAATTAATGCTCTCTACTTGCCGCAATGCCGCTTGTACAGTTTTATCAAGATTTGCAGTCTCACAGTTAACTAATCGATTAACTTGATTACGCATTTGTTTCACAACTCGTACATTTTCAAACTTCAGCAACGCATTATGAGCCCCTATCACTGAAAGAAAATTAATAATATAGTCCCCGCCTTTTAAATAAATTATATATTCATTTTTCCGATCTGTTAGCTTCACAGGCAAATCAAAATATTTCATAACACGCAAAATAGTATCAGCAAAGTTTTTATTCGAAGTTATTATTTCTAAGTGGTAATCACCTTCTGGTTTATTTACAGAACCACTTGCCATAAATACACCCCGTAAAAAACAACGTCTACAGCAAGGGCTAAGCAGCA from Succinispira mobilis DSM 6222 includes:
- the scfB gene encoding thioether cross-link-forming SCIFF peptide maturase, which encodes MLIHKFKLDDNIIVLDVNSGAVHLIDQMIYDILDVYQGDNPHMVYEKLSGQYQLEDLQEAIGELESLQKAGLLFSKAPEIPEVFKEQPIVKSLCLHVAHDCNLRCGYCFASTGDFGTSTRSLMSKEVGEKAIEFAIAGSQKRHNLEIDFFGGEPLMNWSVNKYLIEYARRREQETGKNIKLTLTTNATLLTEEIIEFLNKNRVMLVISIDGRKEVHDRIRPYEGGVGSYDKAVAGFKKVVQLRGDKNYYVRGTYTRYNLDFAQDVLDMAKLGKEISVEPVVGTTEPYALQKEDLPILYAEYEKLARAYLQANLAGEGFNFFHFNVALDGGPCLNKRLSGCGAGHEYFAVTPEGDLYPCHQFVGREEYLLGNLDSGVQKPKIVEEFRNAHILNKPDCLECWARYHCSGGCHANAQLINGDIYKPYELGCDLQRKRLECAILLQAVLAEAKIEREKISNFSYK
- a CDS encoding branched-chain amino acid transporter permease — encoded protein: MLNNLELISLILVLAIVTFFTRYLPFVLFPSNKTTPRFIVFLGQYLPPAIIGMLIVYCFKDIQLAKQPYFFPELIAAIFVVIIHKYKHNLLYSIAGGTILYMLLIQKVMSVC
- a CDS encoding polysaccharide deacetylase family protein, whose product is MLVKIKKIVIYLSVFSLVAVAVAYWSFEDYKKNSVPILAYHKVDNDHSVYSVSEKVFDEQLKYLHQNGYKAITLEKMQELMDNRKLGEEKYIVITFDDGYENNLTKALPILQKYNYPATVFVVTGSVGATNYLSPKQVGELSKAGIEIGSHTDRHLPLATLSAEEVEKELVISKQYLEYLTLKTVKYLAYPNGSYNDKIGKILEKIGYTGAVTGLDGVNVYNSPQYYYYRVNMFKYEDPVRGFQSRLFRAQLKGWYRNLTLAKNS
- the scfA gene encoding six-cysteine ranthipeptide SCIFF; this encodes MKHIKTVNKGELNKSTKTTGCGECPASCQSACKTSCTVGNQVCEKK
- a CDS encoding Cof-type HAD-IIB family hydrolase; the encoded protein is MIKLIVSDIDGTLIDDDLNISPKLQATVERLKAQNIFFTLATGRMFSSALPFAQKLKVNIPIITYNGALIQDTQQGTQLFSKKISPPVARLILQTCKTNNWYVQCYIDDKLYVANDCAYARQYSSLAGVPFYTLGDDFFNLSLPQDKMLIIAEPEQLTAIQAQLVSLAGEEICFTSSKSKFIECVHRDVNKGVAIKKLADYLNVDLDEVMAVGDSFNDVEMLKTAGLGIAMGNAPTPVKNIAKAITSSNQDDGLAVSIEKYVFNYNKRI
- the whiA gene encoding DNA-binding protein WhiA, yielding MSFSAEVKAELTRIEIEKNCCMLAQLSAVLRMNGDLVIRRGNFGINFITENAALARQVLKLLKQQFKVSTEVVVTRSRRLKKNNRYQVRILPAAEVLPVVNSLRLLPGDDGRLENDLLLSPCCRRCFLRGVFMASGSVNKPEGDYHLEIITSNKNFADTILRVMKYFDLPVKLTDRKNEYIIYLKGGDYIINFLSVIGAHNALLKFENVRVVKQMRNQVNRLVNCETANLDKTVQAALRQVESINFLKSKEQYWCELTVALREAAELRLAYPDSTLSELVELNDSNISKSGLNHRLKKIERLAIELGMERK
- a CDS encoding AzlC family ABC transporter permease — protein: MNYQTLKIVFPYTLPVLMGYIFMGIAFGVLLSSKGYAFYWGTLMGILIYAGSMQFIAIGLLTTPLNLLGAAILTFTVNARHLFYGLSLLEKFKIFGFKKFYMIFSLTDETYSLLCTLKPPAKISPADFYFSIAFLNHFYWILGCTLGGILGSLITFNSQGIDFSMTALFIVIFVEQWEKTEQHIPALAGILITALSLIFFGTKSFIIISMLCLVLTLIFFRKKLESTSEVDHAE